In the Malania oleifera isolate guangnan ecotype guangnan chromosome 1, ASM2987363v1, whole genome shotgun sequence genome, one interval contains:
- the LOC131147733 gene encoding uncharacterized protein LOC131147733 has translation MGISDKEGEQNGERLKEPSKNFNDDAFEKREHQFMPSAYDIMQNLKEKFRDQNCAARQTAMKELMNTTIAQGTPIRHHVLKMISLLNEPEILRAEIDGIPDELDTELGNYCEALQDKEVEFWQKAMKSEMESIYTNQVWDLVEPPKGIKPIGCKWISKKKRGANKRMENFKARLFTKRFT, from the exons ATGGGTATAtctgataaagagggtgagcagaatggtgagcgTTTAAAGGAaccaagtaaaaattttaatgatgatGCTTTTGAAAAACGAGAG CATCAGTTTATGCCTTCTGCCTATGATATAATGCAGAACCTCAAAGAAAAGTTTAGGGATCAAAATTGTGCTGCTAGGCAAACTGCTATgaaggaacttatgaatactactatAGCACAAGGGACCCCAATAAGGCATCATGTTCTGAAGATGATTAGTCTTCTCAATGAACCAGAGATTCTTAGAGCTGAAATCGATGG GATCCCTGATGAACTGGATACTGAACTCGGCAACTACtgtgaagcacttcaagataaagaaGTAGAATTCTGGCAGAAGGCTATGAAATCAGAGATGGAGTCCATATACACTAATCAAGTCTGGGATCTTGTAGAGCCACCCAAAGGGATAAAACCCATTGGATGCAAGTGGATCtctaagaagaagagaggagcaaACAAGAGGATGGAAAACTTCAAGGCTAGGCTTTTTACGAAAAGGTTTACTTAG